One Salvia splendens isolate huo1 chromosome 12, SspV2, whole genome shotgun sequence genomic window carries:
- the LOC121759290 gene encoding transmembrane E3 ubiquitin-protein ligase FLY2-like, whose translation MGVMKRWNFWGVLFRIGFGVLVVTWPVSGLRPLRQRRPWGEEWLPIGKEKQELGPFSSWNITGTYRGSWKFPDSANSSSKFADFRKSSGNSVLELISTPTKITGVHYVQGVIIFHDVFDNENDVRGSQIRVEGVYIWPFRQLRMVANSGKESEFGQEDDYLLSNPYHLLGVFSSQVFQESPREKIWKRKHSPIYEMEKHCNIEISAQISRVSSKNNGGDQDKYYLEGLMESPSVDDDIDCFSPMLLNATSVNVEAYYNKAVNYTLMVTFISFLEVLLLIRQMEHSNTQSGAAKVSLVMIGHQAIMDAYLCLLHLTAGILVESLFNPFATAGFFKFVVFSIFEMRYLLAIWKANRPSINGENWEAMRRELSVLYSRFYGILLGGILVMYEFHNFLRIILLLLHSFWIPQIVINVVRDSRKPLHPHYILGMTLTRISIPLYVFGCPHNFTRIEPDRMWCICLALFMALQVFILLLQHYLGSRWFIPRQILPEKYSYYKRFLQGSNHATDCVICMTAIDLSQRSNDCMVTPCDHFFHGSCLQRWMDIKMECPTCRRPLPPA comes from the exons ATGGGTGTGATGAAAAGGTGGAATTTTTGGGGGGTTTTGTTTCGGATTGGTTTTGGGGTTTTAGTGGTGACGTGGCCTGTGAGTGGTTTGAGGCCTTTGAGGCAGAGGCGGCCTTGGGGTGAAGAG TGGCTTCCTATAGGTAAGGAAAAGCAAGAATTGGGGCCGTTTTCTTCTTGGAATATAACAGGGACCTATAGAG GGAGCTGGAAGTTTCCAGATTCCGCAAATAGCTCTTCCAAGTTTGCTGATTTTAGGAAGTCGAGTGGCAATTCAGTACTAGAACTAATCAGTACACCAACAAAAATAACCGGTGTACACTATGTGCAG GGAGTTATAATTTTCCATGACGTGTTTGACAACGAGAATGATGTTCGCGGATCTCAAATCAGGGTAGAGGGTGTGTATATATGGCCTTTCCGACAACTAAGGATGGTGGCTAACAG CGGAAAAGAGAGTGAGTTTGGGCAGGAAGATGACTATTTATTGTCGAACCCGTATCACTTG CTCGGAGTTTTCTCGTCCCAGGTGTTTCAGGAATCTCCACGAGAAAAAATCTGGAAGAGGAAACACT CCCCAATTTACGAAATGGAGAAACACTGCAACATTGAAATCTCTGCGCAAATTTCACGAGTGTCTTCTAAAAATAATG GTGGAGATCAAGATAAGTATTATCTAGAAGGACTAATGGAGAGCCCTTCAGTGGATGACGACATAGATTGCTTCTCGCCCATGCTCCTAAATGCGACTTCTGTCAACGTCGAGGCCTACTATAACAAAGCAGTTAACTACACTTTGATGGTCACCTTT ATATCTTTCCTCGAAGTTCTGTTGTTGATCCGGCAAATGGAACACAGCAACACCCAATCC GGGGCTGCCAAAGTTTCGCTTGTGATGATCGGTCATCAGGCGATAATGGATGCTTATCTCTGCCTTCTGCATCTCACTGCCGGAATTTTAGTCG AATCTCTATTTAACCCTTTTGCAACTGCCGGGTTTTTCAAGTTCGTCGTCTTCTCAATATTCGAAATGCGGTACCTACTTGCAATATGGAAGGCGAACAGGCCATCAATCAACGGAGAGAATTGGGAGGCGATGAGGCGCGAGCTCTCCGTTCTTTACAGTCGTTTTT ACGGGATCCTCTTGGGCGGCATTCTTGTTATGTATGAGTTTCACAATTTTCTGCGGAtcatccttctcctcctccacTCGTTCTGGATTCCGCAAATAGTGATTAACGTAGTTCGTGACTCGAGGAAGCCGTTGCATCCGCATTACATCCTAGGGATGACTCTAACTCGAATTTCTATTCCGTTATACGTATTCGGCTGCCCACATAATTTTACGCGAATAGAGCCCGACCGTATGTGGTGTATCTGTTTAGCCCTTTTTATGGCACTGCAAGTCTTCATTCTTCTCCTACAGCATTACCTCGGATCCCGTTGGTTCATTCCTCGCCAG ATTTTACCGGAGAAATATAGCTACTATAAGCGGTTCCTGCAAGGGTCGAACCACGCCACGGATTGTGTCATTTGCATGACCGCGATCGACCTCAGCCAGCGCTCGAACGATTGCATG GTGACGCCGTGCGACCATTTCTTTCACGGCAGCTGTTTGCAGAGATGGATGGACATAAAAATGGAATGCCCAACCTGCCGCCGTCCCCTTCCGCCTGCATAG
- the LOC121759130 gene encoding early nodulin-like protein 1: MVVCATTLSLLLVFLFGFVVNLSLAHNHVYHVGEHDGWTLLPLGKYNHWAQKHRFQVNDDLVFKYQKGNDSVLVVGEDDYNKCNKKNPIHTLTNGYSKFKLTRSGPFFFISGHDQRCENGQKLTTVVSSGHHSPSSTAHSPSPSVKIPSHAPPLHPPSHSPSPAAHNDSLPLPHSPSPITPAHAPPPVNPSYRLSNVGRGKNKTWKSKENFIHQKRKMKKLLNKAE; encoded by the exons ATGGTGGTTTGTGCAACTACATTGAGCTTATTGCTTGTGTTCTTGTTTGGATTTGTAGTAAATTTGTCTCTTGCTCATAATCATGTTTATCACGTGGGCGAACACGATGGTTGGACTCTTTTACCCTTGGGAAAGTACAACCATTGGGCTCAGAAACATAGATTCCAAGTCAATGATGATCTAG TTTTCAAGTACCAAAAGGGAAACGATTCTGTTcttgttgttggagaagacgacTACAACAAATGCAACAAGAAAAACCCTATCCACACCCTTACCAATGGCTACTCAAAATTCAAGCTCACTCGATCCGGCCCCTTCTTCTTCATCAGCGGCCACGACCAACGATGCGAAAACGGCCAAAAATTGACCACCGTTGTCTCCTCCGGTCACCACTCGCCGTCCTCCACCGCACATTCTCCATCCCCATCCGTCAAAATCCCATCTCACGCGCCGCCGCTCCACCCACCGTCTCACTCTCCATCGCCCGCCGCTCACAATGACTCTCTACCACTCCCCCACTCGCCCTCACCCATAACCCCAGCTCACGCGCCGCCGCCTGTTAATCCTAGCTACAGATTGTCGAATGTTGGGAGAGGAAAAAACAAGACTTGGAAATCGAAAGAGAATTTTATTCACCAGAAACGGAAGATGAAAAAATTACTGAATAAAGCAGAATAA
- the LOC121758302 gene encoding mitotic checkpoint serine/threonine-protein kinase BUB1-like isoform X2, with protein MAVVSRNSGNGNGVSSSASDDPILPFLQSIYEALPSQNSSDRINFSDFDALVANCINSFKSDPRYRDDIRFLKIWFLYMDGSSDYERVFKEMEEHRICVRKALLYESFALFLEAKGKLIDACMIYHLGISRKAEPLGRLKKAQVLFLERMSERVSNESFQKGYLSSNKAYPGKVALSTLQKSAKNKSINIGGENYQIKGCAGQGGFAQVFKAYVDSNPDHVVALKIQKPPFPWEFYMYRQLDIRIPEKERKSFGFAHTLHLYSDYSVLVTDYFAHGTLLDAINSNELIFGSMDEVLCIYYTIEMLQILETLHCAAMIHGDFKPDNLLIRYSRDDPTEDVNDFRLRAGTWADQGLCLVDWGRGIDLSSFPEGTKFMGDSRTSGFRCIEMQEKKPWTFQVDLYGLSVIVHMMLHNKYMEIEKIASPEGGFHYQPKAHYKRYWNVDLWKNLFAKLLNSDPDEDHKKLLQSLRELLQDYMCSDPKLIKKLKELLVKQRTSMFGK; from the exons ATGGCCGTCGTTTCGAGAAATTCCGGCAACGGAAACGGCGTATCCTCCTCCGCTAGCGATGATCCTATCTTACCTTTTCTCCA GTCAATTTATGAGGCATTGCCAAGTCAAAATTCGAGCGACCGAATCAATTTTTCGGATTTCGATGCGCTCGTTGCGAATTGCATTAATAGCTTCAAGTCCGATCCGCGGTATCGAGACGACATCAGATTTCTCAAGATCTGGTTCCTCTAT ATGGATGGTAGCTCAGATTATGAAAGAGTTTTTAAGGAAATGGAGGAGCACAGGATTTGTGTACGCAAAGCACTGCTTTATGAATCATTCGCTTTGTTTCTGGAAGCGAAAGGCAAACTGATAGATGCTTGTATGATTTATCATCTTGGCATCTCAAG AAAAGCTGAGCCACTGGGGAGACTTAAAAAAGCTCAGGTTCTCTTTCTCGAGAGGATGTCTGAAAGGGTATCTAACGAATCATTTCAAAAG GGATACCTATCAAGTAATAAAGCATATCCTGGAAAAGTGGCGTTATCCACCTTGCAGAAATCAGCTAAAAACAAAAGCATCAATATAG GTGGAGAAAATTATCAGATCAAAGGATGTGCAGGCCAGGGTGGCTTTGCTCAGGTGTTCAAAGCATATGTGGACAGCAACCCTGATCATGTTGTTGCCCTTAAG ATTCAAAAGCCACcatttccttgggagttttatATGTACCGTCAACTTGACATTCGGATTCCTGAAAAAGAA AGGAAGAGTTTTGGCTTTGCTCACACATTGCATCTCTATTCTGACTATAGCGTATTGGTCACGGATTATTTTGCTCATGGGACTCTACTG GATGCCATAAATTCTAATGAATTAATATTTGGGTCCATGGACGAAGTATTATGCATTTATTACACCATTGAGATGCTTCAAATCCTAGAAACTCTGCATTGTGCTGCAATGATCCATGGTGACTTCAAACCTGATAATTTGCTCATACGATATTCTAG GGATGATCCAACAGAGGATGTAAACGATTTCCGCCTTCGAGCTGGAACATGGGCCGATCAG GGACTATGCCTTGTGGACTGGGGAAGAGGTATAGATCTAAGTTCCTTCCCCGAAGGCACCAAATTCATGGGAGATAGCAGAACTTCAGGCTTCCGTTGCATCGAAATGCAAGAAAAAAAACCATGGACATTTcag GTGGACTTGTATGGCCTGTCCGTTATAGTTCACATGATGCTACACAACAAATACATGGAGATTGAGAAGATAGCATCTCCAGAAGGAGGCTTCCATTACCAGCCCAAAGCACATTACAAGCG GTATTGGAACGTGGATCTCTGGAAGAACTTGTTTGCAAAGCTACTCAACTCCGATCCAGACGAAGATCACAAAAAGTTACTGCAGTCTCTGCGGGAGTTGTTACAGGACTACATGTGCTCGGATCCGAAGCTGATCAAGAAGCTGAAGGAATTACTTGTGAAACAAAGAACATCTATGTTTGGGAAATAG
- the LOC121758302 gene encoding mitotic checkpoint serine/threonine-protein kinase BUB1-like isoform X1, producing the protein MAVVSRNSGNGNGVSSSASDDPILPFLQSIYEALPSQNSSDRINFSDFDALVANCINSFKSDPRYRDDIRFLKIWFLYMDGSSDYERVFKEMEEHRICVRKALLYESFALFLEAKGKLIDACMIYHLGISRKAEPLGRLKKAQVLFLERMSERVSNESFQKMKNGVSVEDGDNFINPWSVSTLKNLLQKMNSKVVQYEGYLSSNKAYPGKVALSTLQKSAKNKSINIGGENYQIKGCAGQGGFAQVFKAYVDSNPDHVVALKIQKPPFPWEFYMYRQLDIRIPEKERKSFGFAHTLHLYSDYSVLVTDYFAHGTLLDAINSNELIFGSMDEVLCIYYTIEMLQILETLHCAAMIHGDFKPDNLLIRYSRDDPTEDVNDFRLRAGTWADQGLCLVDWGRGIDLSSFPEGTKFMGDSRTSGFRCIEMQEKKPWTFQVDLYGLSVIVHMMLHNKYMEIEKIASPEGGFHYQPKAHYKRYWNVDLWKNLFAKLLNSDPDEDHKKLLQSLRELLQDYMCSDPKLIKKLKELLVKQRTSMFGK; encoded by the exons ATGGCCGTCGTTTCGAGAAATTCCGGCAACGGAAACGGCGTATCCTCCTCCGCTAGCGATGATCCTATCTTACCTTTTCTCCA GTCAATTTATGAGGCATTGCCAAGTCAAAATTCGAGCGACCGAATCAATTTTTCGGATTTCGATGCGCTCGTTGCGAATTGCATTAATAGCTTCAAGTCCGATCCGCGGTATCGAGACGACATCAGATTTCTCAAGATCTGGTTCCTCTAT ATGGATGGTAGCTCAGATTATGAAAGAGTTTTTAAGGAAATGGAGGAGCACAGGATTTGTGTACGCAAAGCACTGCTTTATGAATCATTCGCTTTGTTTCTGGAAGCGAAAGGCAAACTGATAGATGCTTGTATGATTTATCATCTTGGCATCTCAAG AAAAGCTGAGCCACTGGGGAGACTTAAAAAAGCTCAGGTTCTCTTTCTCGAGAGGATGTCTGAAAGGGTATCTAACGAATCATTTCAAAAG ATGAAAAATGGTGTTTCTGTAGAGGACGGAGATAATTTTATTAATCCATGGTCTGTCTCAACCCTAAAAAACCTACTGCAGAAAATGAATTCTAAAGTTGTACAATATGAG GGATACCTATCAAGTAATAAAGCATATCCTGGAAAAGTGGCGTTATCCACCTTGCAGAAATCAGCTAAAAACAAAAGCATCAATATAG GTGGAGAAAATTATCAGATCAAAGGATGTGCAGGCCAGGGTGGCTTTGCTCAGGTGTTCAAAGCATATGTGGACAGCAACCCTGATCATGTTGTTGCCCTTAAG ATTCAAAAGCCACcatttccttgggagttttatATGTACCGTCAACTTGACATTCGGATTCCTGAAAAAGAA AGGAAGAGTTTTGGCTTTGCTCACACATTGCATCTCTATTCTGACTATAGCGTATTGGTCACGGATTATTTTGCTCATGGGACTCTACTG GATGCCATAAATTCTAATGAATTAATATTTGGGTCCATGGACGAAGTATTATGCATTTATTACACCATTGAGATGCTTCAAATCCTAGAAACTCTGCATTGTGCTGCAATGATCCATGGTGACTTCAAACCTGATAATTTGCTCATACGATATTCTAG GGATGATCCAACAGAGGATGTAAACGATTTCCGCCTTCGAGCTGGAACATGGGCCGATCAG GGACTATGCCTTGTGGACTGGGGAAGAGGTATAGATCTAAGTTCCTTCCCCGAAGGCACCAAATTCATGGGAGATAGCAGAACTTCAGGCTTCCGTTGCATCGAAATGCAAGAAAAAAAACCATGGACATTTcag GTGGACTTGTATGGCCTGTCCGTTATAGTTCACATGATGCTACACAACAAATACATGGAGATTGAGAAGATAGCATCTCCAGAAGGAGGCTTCCATTACCAGCCCAAAGCACATTACAAGCG GTATTGGAACGTGGATCTCTGGAAGAACTTGTTTGCAAAGCTACTCAACTCCGATCCAGACGAAGATCACAAAAAGTTACTGCAGTCTCTGCGGGAGTTGTTACAGGACTACATGTGCTCGGATCCGAAGCTGATCAAGAAGCTGAAGGAATTACTTGTGAAACAAAGAACATCTATGTTTGGGAAATAG
- the LOC121757369 gene encoding squamosa promoter-binding protein 1-like, which yields MNMMNEGKPMKGKMMKRDGAPSSDDDEVAPEDDKRKRVAGAKKGGDVASMKSCQAEKCSADLAAAKAYHRRHKVCEHHAKAQVAVVAGIRQRFCQQCSRFHELSEFDDAKRSCRRRLAGHNERRRKNPGDGEGSTSGQIKGGSGKEMICGQVNDRGRIQMTVQENSTYKHFHVR from the exons ATGAACATGATGAATGAGGGCAAGCCCATGAAGGGGAAGATGATGAAGAGAGACGGCGCCCCCTCCTCGGACGATGATGAGGTGGCGCCTGAGGACGACAAGAGGAAGAGGGTCGCCGGCGCCAAGAAGGGCGGAGACGTGGCATCCATGAAGAGCTGCCAGGCTGAGAAGTGCTCCGCTGATCTCGCCGCCGCCAAGGCTTACCACCGCCGCCATAAGGTCTGCGAGCACCACGCCAAGGCGCAGGTCGCCGTCGTCGCCGGAATCCGCCAGCGCTTCTGCCAGCAATGCAGCag GTTCCATGAGCTCTCGGAATTCGACGATGCAAAGAGGAGCTGTCGGAGGCGGTTGGCCGGCCAcaacgagaggcggaggaagaaTCCGGGAGACGGAGAAGGGTCGACGAGCGGCCAGATCAAGGGCGGCAGCGGGAAGGAGATGATTTGTGGGCAAGTGAATGATAGAGGGAGGATTCAAATGACTGTCCAAGAAAATTCAACCTACAAACATTTCCATGTCCGATAA